A stretch of Anaeromyxobacter dehalogenans 2CP-1 DNA encodes these proteins:
- a CDS encoding 2-oxoacid:acceptor oxidoreductase subunit alpha yields the protein MSTQTAKHKVEQVETVTIRFVGDSGDGMQLTGTEFTKANALAGNDLATFPDYPAEIRAPAGSLFGVSGFQLSFGANEVLTPGDQPDVLVAMNPAALKTNLADLRHGGMLIVNAGAFTESNLEKANYKSNPLEDAALQSNYRVVLVDMNKLTEAALEGTGLSSKEVARCKNFFALGLMYWLYSRPIDPQLASIKRKFAKKPEFADANAKVFMAGHVFGETSELFHERYQVPASKLAPGTYRNVTGNFATALGFATVAQLTGRTVFLGSYPITPATEILQEMAKFKEYGVVTYQAEDEIAGIGSAIGAAFGGALACTSTSGPGLALKSEMMGLAVITELPLVIVDVQRGGPSTGMPTKTEQADLLQALFGRHGESPMPVIAAQSAADCFWSAIEAMKIATKWMTPVLLLTDGYLANGSEPFRVPSPDELPKLTVKYQTEKNYANGTQYMPYLRDDKLIRPWAIPGTAGLEHRVGGLEKDALSGMVSYDGNNHEKMVLTRAQKVRNVVEDVPDVEVYGEKRGELLLVSWGGTFGSVRGAAEALQAAGKKVSHVHLRWLNPLPKNLGEVLRSFKKVLVPEVNGGQLAFYLRGMFPGVDPLQYNRINGKPIKIHDLVAKVTEAL from the coding sequence ATGTCCACACAGACGGCCAAGCACAAGGTCGAGCAGGTCGAAACCGTCACGATCCGCTTCGTCGGCGACTCGGGCGACGGCATGCAGCTCACCGGCACCGAGTTCACCAAGGCCAACGCGCTGGCCGGCAACGACCTCGCGACCTTCCCCGATTACCCCGCCGAGATCCGCGCCCCCGCGGGCTCGCTGTTCGGCGTCTCCGGCTTCCAGCTCTCGTTCGGCGCGAACGAGGTCCTCACCCCGGGCGACCAGCCGGACGTGCTCGTCGCGATGAACCCGGCCGCGCTCAAGACGAACCTGGCCGATCTACGCCACGGCGGCATGCTGATCGTGAACGCGGGCGCCTTCACCGAGTCGAACCTCGAGAAGGCGAACTACAAGTCGAACCCGCTCGAGGACGCCGCGCTGCAGTCGAACTACCGGGTCGTCCTCGTGGACATGAACAAGCTCACCGAGGCGGCGCTGGAGGGGACGGGCCTGTCGTCGAAGGAGGTCGCGCGCTGCAAGAACTTCTTCGCGCTCGGCCTGATGTACTGGCTCTACAGCCGCCCGATCGATCCGCAGCTCGCGTCGATCAAGCGGAAGTTCGCGAAGAAGCCCGAGTTCGCGGACGCGAACGCCAAGGTCTTCATGGCGGGCCACGTGTTCGGCGAGACCTCCGAGCTCTTCCACGAGCGGTACCAGGTGCCGGCCTCGAAGCTCGCGCCGGGCACCTACCGCAACGTGACCGGCAACTTCGCCACCGCGCTCGGCTTCGCCACGGTGGCGCAGCTGACCGGGCGCACGGTGTTCCTGGGCAGCTACCCCATCACGCCCGCCACCGAGATCCTGCAGGAGATGGCGAAGTTCAAGGAGTACGGCGTCGTCACCTACCAGGCCGAGGACGAGATCGCCGGCATCGGCTCGGCCATCGGCGCGGCCTTCGGCGGCGCGCTCGCCTGCACCAGCACCTCCGGCCCGGGCCTCGCGCTCAAGTCCGAGATGATGGGCCTCGCGGTGATCACCGAGCTCCCGCTCGTGATCGTGGACGTGCAGCGCGGCGGCCCCTCCACCGGCATGCCCACCAAGACCGAGCAGGCCGACCTGCTCCAGGCGCTGTTCGGGCGCCACGGCGAGTCGCCCATGCCGGTCATCGCGGCGCAGAGCGCGGCCGACTGCTTCTGGTCGGCCATCGAGGCGATGAAGATCGCGACGAAGTGGATGACGCCGGTGCTGCTGCTCACCGACGGCTACCTCGCGAACGGCTCCGAGCCGTTCCGCGTCCCGTCCCCGGACGAGCTGCCCAAGCTCACGGTGAAGTACCAGACCGAGAAGAACTACGCGAACGGCACGCAGTACATGCCGTACCTGCGCGACGACAAGCTCATCCGCCCCTGGGCCATCCCGGGCACGGCCGGCCTCGAGCACCGCGTCGGCGGCCTGGAGAAGGACGCGCTCTCGGGCATGGTGTCGTACGACGGCAACAACCACGAGAAGATGGTCCTCACCCGCGCCCAGAAGGTCCGGAACGTGGTCGAGGACGTGCCGGACGTCGAGGTGTACGGCGAGAAGCGCGGGGAGCTGCTGCTCGTGTCCTGGGGCGGCACGTTCGGCTCGGTCCGCGGCGCCGCCGAGGCGCTGCAGGCGGCCGGGAAGAAGGTCTCCCACGTCCACCTGCGCTGGCTGAACCCGCTGCCGAAGAACCTCGGCGAGGTGCTGCGGAGCTTCAAGAAGGTGCTCGTGCCCGAGGTGAACGGCGGGCAGCTGGCCTTCTACCTGCGCGGCATGTTCCCGGGCGTCGATCCGCTCCAGTACAACCGGATCAACGGCAAGCCGATCAAGATCCACGACCTGGTCGCCAAGGTCACCGAGGCCCTGTAG
- a CDS encoding 2-oxoacid:ferredoxin oxidoreductase subunit beta: protein MSTNGQTVTAALPVYTKKDFESGVDPRWCPGCGDYSIINQIQKTLPSVGVKRENIVFVSGIGCSSRFPYYMNNYGMHTLHGRAPSFASGLKVSRPELQVWIMTGDGDALAIGGNHFIHAMRRNLDMKLVMFNNRIYGLTKGQVSPTSELHKKTKSTPDGSPDYPFNPPLLALGAGATFVARAIDVEGVHMGGVLKAAAEHKGSTFVEVFQNCPVFNDGAYTFITEKANKAEAQLRMEQGKPLLFGKDNKKGIRINHQRGELEVVVLGENGVTEKDILVHDATREDPTIAFMLAGLADKAGFPTPIGIFRNVQKATCEEMTWEMIDAAKAKPGAGQLGKLLAGNDTWTIK, encoded by the coding sequence ATGAGCACGAACGGTCAGACGGTCACCGCGGCGCTGCCGGTCTACACCAAGAAGGACTTCGAGTCGGGCGTCGATCCGCGCTGGTGCCCGGGCTGCGGCGACTACTCCATCATCAACCAGATCCAGAAGACGCTGCCCTCGGTCGGCGTGAAGCGCGAGAACATCGTCTTCGTGTCCGGCATCGGCTGCAGCTCGCGCTTCCCGTACTACATGAACAACTACGGGATGCACACGCTGCACGGCCGCGCGCCGTCCTTCGCCTCGGGGCTGAAGGTCTCCCGGCCCGAGCTGCAGGTGTGGATCATGACCGGCGACGGCGACGCGCTCGCCATCGGCGGCAACCACTTCATCCACGCGATGCGGCGCAACCTGGACATGAAGCTGGTCATGTTCAACAACCGCATCTACGGCCTGACCAAGGGTCAGGTCTCGCCGACGTCGGAGCTGCACAAGAAGACCAAGTCCACGCCGGACGGCTCGCCGGACTACCCGTTCAACCCGCCGCTGCTCGCGCTCGGCGCCGGGGCGACGTTCGTGGCGCGCGCCATCGACGTGGAGGGCGTGCACATGGGCGGCGTGCTGAAGGCGGCGGCCGAGCACAAGGGCAGCACGTTCGTCGAGGTCTTCCAGAACTGCCCGGTGTTCAACGACGGCGCCTACACCTTCATCACCGAGAAGGCGAACAAGGCCGAGGCGCAGCTCCGCATGGAGCAGGGCAAGCCGCTCCTGTTCGGCAAGGACAACAAGAAGGGCATCCGCATCAACCACCAGCGCGGCGAGCTCGAGGTCGTCGTCCTCGGCGAGAACGGCGTCACCGAGAAGGACATCCTGGTGCACGACGCGACCCGCGAGGATCCGACCATCGCGTTCATGCTGGCGGGCCTGGCGGACAAGGCCGGGTTCCCGACGCCCATCGGCATCTTCCGCAACGTCCAGAAGGCCACCTGCGAGGAGATGACCTGGGAGATGATCGACGCCGCCAAGGCGAAGCCGGGCGCGGGGCAGCTCGGCAAGCTGCTCGCCGGCAACGACACCTGGACCATCAAGTAG
- a CDS encoding 4Fe-4S dicluster domain-containing protein, with protein sequence MSATSPAAKKDKKFRGVVVINRETCKGCAFCVEFCPLGALELESDYNAKGYHPPFLAKPELCNGCDMCGHFCPDFSIYGYREKLEQVAA encoded by the coding sequence ATGAGTGCGACTTCGCCTGCCGCGAAGAAGGACAAGAAGTTTCGCGGCGTCGTGGTGATCAACCGCGAGACTTGCAAGGGGTGCGCGTTCTGCGTGGAGTTCTGCCCGCTGGGCGCGCTCGAGCTGGAGAGCGACTACAACGCCAAGGGCTACCACCCGCCGTTCCTGGCGAAGCCGGAGCTGTGCAACGGCTGCGACATGTGCGGTCACTTCTGCCCCGATTTCTCGATCTACGGCTACCGCGAGAAGCTCGAGCAGGTTGCGGCCTAG
- a CDS encoding 2-oxoacid:acceptor oxidoreductase subunit alpha has product MSNANSSGTLTGSHYLDGDHACSEGAIAAGCRFASGYPITPSTEVVERLSARFPRVGGRFIQLEDELGASIALLGAVWGGAKACTVTSGPGFSLMMEHIGYAAITETPCVYINVQRAGPSTGLPTQPAQGDMMQARFGSHGDYRLIALCPNSPQECFDLTVEAFNLAEEFRVPVLVMLDEVVGHMTEKVVIPPAEQIKVSERRYTKKKPGEGFKLFEAQNGSMVPEMVKAGDGYRIHVTGLTHDERGYPAMNVPTHEKMQLRLQDKIVENADRIVRWEEKDLDGADVVVVSFGITSRVAERAIKAAREQGVKVGSFRLITAWPFPEKQIAELSKKVKAFVVPELNLGQMALEVERVVAGRTKVVPVPHVGGTVHNPETILNKILESVR; this is encoded by the coding sequence ATGTCCAACGCGAACTCGTCCGGCACCCTCACCGGCAGCCACTACCTGGACGGCGACCACGCCTGCAGCGAGGGCGCCATCGCCGCCGGCTGCCGCTTCGCCTCCGGCTACCCCATCACGCCCTCGACCGAGGTGGTCGAGCGCCTCTCCGCGCGCTTCCCCCGCGTGGGCGGCCGCTTCATCCAGCTCGAGGACGAGCTGGGCGCCTCCATCGCGCTGCTCGGCGCGGTCTGGGGCGGCGCCAAGGCCTGCACCGTCACCTCCGGCCCGGGCTTCTCGCTGATGATGGAGCACATCGGCTACGCCGCCATCACCGAGACCCCCTGCGTCTACATCAACGTGCAGCGCGCCGGCCCGTCCACCGGCCTGCCCACGCAGCCGGCCCAGGGCGACATGATGCAGGCCCGCTTCGGCTCGCACGGCGACTACCGCCTCATCGCGCTCTGCCCGAACTCCCCGCAGGAGTGCTTCGACCTCACCGTCGAGGCGTTCAACCTGGCCGAGGAGTTCCGCGTCCCGGTGCTGGTGATGCTCGACGAGGTGGTCGGGCACATGACCGAGAAGGTGGTCATCCCGCCCGCCGAGCAGATCAAGGTCAGCGAGCGCCGCTACACCAAGAAGAAGCCGGGCGAGGGCTTCAAGCTGTTCGAGGCCCAGAACGGCAGCATGGTCCCGGAGATGGTGAAGGCGGGCGACGGCTACCGGATCCACGTGACCGGCCTCACCCACGACGAGCGCGGCTACCCGGCCATGAACGTGCCGACGCACGAGAAGATGCAGCTCCGGCTGCAGGACAAGATCGTCGAGAACGCCGATCGCATCGTGCGCTGGGAGGAGAAGGACCTCGACGGCGCCGACGTGGTGGTGGTGAGCTTCGGCATCACCTCCCGCGTGGCGGAGCGCGCCATCAAGGCGGCGCGCGAGCAGGGCGTCAAGGTCGGCTCGTTCCGGCTCATCACCGCCTGGCCGTTCCCCGAGAAGCAGATCGCGGAGCTGTCGAAGAAGGTGAAGGCGTTCGTCGTGCCCGAGCTCAACCTCGGCCAGATGGCCCTCGAGGTGGAGCGGGTGGTGGCGGGCCGCACCAAGGTCGTGCCGGTGCCGCACGTCGGCGGCACGGTCCACAACCCCGAGACCATCCTGAACAAGATCCTGGAGTCCGTGCGATGA
- a CDS encoding 2-oxoacid:ferredoxin oxidoreductase subunit beta yields MSEPVKPNPTSKYLRTERLPSIWCPGCGIGTTVNCFTRALDGSGFDLDKVAIVSGIGCTGRVAGYLNLDSFHTTHGRAIPFATGLQMANPDLKVVVYSGDGDLSAIGGNHLIHAARRNVDMLVVCVNNFTYGMTGGQVTPTTFQTAVASTTPYGAYEETFNLPRLVDSCGGVYVARWTSYHVKQLAKSMGEALNKKGFRFIEILSPCPTLYLRRNKLGEGLDEMKFYKEKSVIKNGAPTTETDLDYRKEIVVGTFVNRERPTNVEAMEARMSEVLGAKYVPYESPGKKPAWA; encoded by the coding sequence ATGAGCGAGCCTGTCAAGCCCAACCCGACCTCGAAGTACCTCCGGACCGAGCGGCTGCCGTCCATCTGGTGCCCCGGCTGCGGCATCGGCACCACGGTGAACTGCTTCACCCGCGCGCTCGACGGCTCCGGCTTCGACCTCGACAAGGTCGCCATCGTCTCCGGCATCGGCTGCACCGGCCGCGTGGCGGGCTACCTGAACCTCGACTCGTTCCACACCACGCACGGCCGCGCCATCCCGTTCGCGACCGGCCTGCAGATGGCGAACCCGGACCTGAAGGTGGTGGTCTACTCCGGCGACGGCGACCTGTCGGCCATCGGCGGCAACCACCTCATCCACGCCGCCCGCCGCAACGTGGACATGCTGGTCGTGTGCGTGAACAACTTCACGTACGGCATGACCGGCGGCCAGGTCACGCCCACCACGTTCCAGACCGCGGTGGCCTCCACCACGCCGTACGGCGCCTACGAGGAGACGTTCAACCTGCCGCGCCTGGTGGACTCCTGCGGTGGGGTCTACGTGGCGCGCTGGACCTCCTACCACGTGAAGCAGCTCGCCAAGTCGATGGGCGAGGCCCTCAACAAGAAGGGCTTCCGCTTCATCGAGATCCTCTCGCCCTGCCCGACGCTCTACCTGCGCCGCAACAAGCTCGGCGAGGGGCTCGACGAGATGAAGTTCTACAAGGAGAAGAGCGTCATCAAGAACGGCGCGCCCACCACCGAGACCGACCTCGACTACCGCAAGGAGATCGTCGTCGGGACCTTCGTGAACCGTGAGCGCCCCACCAACGTCGAGGCGATGGAGGCCCGCATGAGCGAGGTCCTCGGCGCCAAGTACGTTCCCTACGAGTCCCCCGGCAAGAAGCCGGCCTGGGCGTGA
- a CDS encoding 2-oxoacid:acceptor oxidoreductase family protein: protein MGPTEIKIGGLGGQGVILGGIIIGKAAALFDDKHSCLTQAFGPEARGSACSAQVVVDAEPILYPYVHNPHLMVAMSQDAFAKFSPELRKDGTLIIEEDLVKPTGLPSTVKVYAVPATRIAEELGKKMVLNIVMVGFFTAITGLVSERAAREAVKDSVPPATIDLNMKAFERGFAYGKQLLAGPRN from the coding sequence ATGGGTCCCACGGAGATCAAGATCGGCGGGCTGGGCGGCCAGGGCGTCATCCTGGGCGGCATCATCATCGGGAAGGCCGCCGCGCTGTTCGACGACAAGCACTCCTGCCTGACGCAGGCGTTCGGCCCCGAGGCGCGCGGGTCGGCCTGCAGCGCGCAGGTGGTGGTGGACGCGGAGCCGATCCTCTACCCGTACGTCCACAACCCGCACCTCATGGTGGCGATGTCCCAGGACGCGTTCGCCAAGTTCTCGCCCGAGCTGCGCAAGGACGGGACGCTCATCATCGAGGAGGACCTGGTGAAGCCCACCGGGCTGCCCTCGACGGTGAAGGTGTACGCCGTGCCGGCCACGCGCATCGCGGAGGAGCTGGGCAAGAAGATGGTGCTGAACATCGTGATGGTGGGCTTCTTCACTGCCATCACCGGGCTCGTCTCCGAGCGGGCCGCCCGCGAGGCGGTGAAGGACTCGGTCCCGCCTGCCACCATCGACCTCAACATGAAGGCGTTCGAGCGCGGCTTCGCCTACGGCAAGCAGCTGCTCGCCGGCCCCAGGAACTAG
- a CDS encoding tetratricopeptide repeat protein, whose amino-acid sequence MPTPPLRRSDRPALGAALAAALLASACAAVPRLHPRAAEEVERGYRHLADGDPERAEVAFEHALAFDPDFPEAENGLAVVARVRGDLPEARRRLERALRLRSDFPEAHANLGEALLAGGDARAAEGALREALRLDPDLADARQNLARALLRRALAPGADRAAGLAAARRELLHLLETDPGRASAHHELALVDYLEARWAAAERGYRRAAELAPAYPEALHGLCNALVRLDRCGEAVVACARCLEAAPGLEACRTSLRGATACAAAATAGR is encoded by the coding sequence ATGCCCACCCCTCCCCTGCGCCGCAGCGACCGTCCCGCCCTGGGCGCCGCCCTCGCCGCGGCGCTGCTCGCCTCCGCCTGCGCCGCCGTGCCGCGCCTCCACCCCCGCGCCGCCGAGGAGGTCGAGCGCGGGTACCGCCACCTCGCGGACGGCGATCCCGAGCGCGCCGAGGTGGCGTTCGAGCACGCGCTCGCGTTCGACCCCGATTTTCCGGAGGCCGAGAACGGGCTGGCGGTGGTGGCGCGCGTTCGCGGCGACCTGCCCGAGGCGCGGCGGCGCCTGGAGCGGGCCCTGCGGCTGCGCTCCGACTTCCCGGAGGCCCACGCCAACCTGGGCGAGGCGCTGCTCGCCGGGGGCGACGCGCGGGCGGCCGAGGGCGCGCTGCGGGAGGCGCTGCGGCTCGACCCGGACCTCGCCGACGCGCGCCAGAACCTGGCGCGCGCGCTGCTCCGGCGGGCGCTCGCGCCGGGCGCGGACCGCGCCGCCGGGCTGGCCGCCGCGCGGCGGGAGCTCCTGCACCTGCTCGAGACCGACCCCGGACGCGCATCCGCGCACCACGAGCTCGCGCTCGTGGACTACCTGGAGGCGCGGTGGGCGGCGGCGGAGCGCGGCTACCGGCGCGCCGCCGAGCTCGCCCCCGCGTACCCCGAGGCGCTGCACGGGCTCTGCAATGCCCTGGTGCGGCTGGACCGCTGCGGCGAGGCGGTGGTCGCCTGCGCCCGGTGCCTCGAGGCCGCGCCCGGGCTGGAGGCGTGCCGGACGAGCCTGCGCGGCGCGACGGCGTGCGCCGCGGCCGCGACCGCGGGCCGCTGA
- a CDS encoding ribbon-helix-helix domain-containing protein has protein sequence MARKKISTTVYITPEQDERLKLLHARTKVPVAEYIRQGIDLVLEKYRGALPGQLTLEDVGEAKK, from the coding sequence ATGGCGCGAAAGAAGATCTCCACGACGGTCTACATCACCCCGGAGCAGGACGAGCGGCTGAAGCTGCTCCACGCCCGCACCAAGGTGCCGGTCGCCGAGTACATCCGGCAGGGCATCGACCTCGTGCTGGAGAAGTACCGCGGGGCCCTGCCCGGCCAGCTGACGCTCGAGGACGTGGGCGAGGCGAAGAAATAG
- a CDS encoding UDP-glucuronic acid decarboxylase family protein: MSEQRAVILGAAGFIGSHLTDRFLAEGWRVTGVDNLITGTLRNLEHLGREPRFDFLQADVCAPLAISGRVDAVLDFASPASPVDYLRHPFETLHVGSVGVENALELARRSGAPFVLSSTSEVYGDPLEHPQRESYWGNVNPVGPRAVYDEAKRFAEAITVAYRRYREVQVRIARIFNTYGPRMRLDDGRVVPTFVAQALRGEPITVFGDGSQTRSFCYVDDNVEAIWRLLHGDCQDPVNVGDDHEMTVLEFAQAVQRLVGRTVPIEHRPLPQDDPRVRRPDLTRARERLGWAPRIGFEEGMRRTIDWFRAHV; this comes from the coding sequence ATGAGCGAACAGCGAGCGGTCATCCTCGGCGCGGCCGGGTTCATCGGCAGCCACCTCACGGATCGTTTCCTCGCGGAGGGGTGGCGCGTCACCGGCGTCGACAACCTCATCACGGGTACGCTGCGCAACCTCGAGCACCTCGGCCGGGAGCCGCGCTTCGACTTCCTCCAGGCCGACGTCTGCGCGCCGCTCGCCATCTCGGGCCGGGTGGACGCGGTGCTGGACTTCGCCTCCCCGGCGTCGCCGGTGGACTACCTCCGGCATCCGTTCGAGACGCTCCACGTCGGCTCGGTCGGGGTCGAGAACGCGCTCGAGCTGGCGCGCCGCAGCGGCGCCCCGTTCGTGCTCTCGTCCACCTCCGAGGTGTACGGTGACCCGCTCGAGCACCCGCAGCGCGAGAGCTACTGGGGGAACGTGAACCCGGTCGGCCCGCGCGCGGTGTACGACGAGGCCAAGCGCTTCGCCGAGGCCATCACCGTCGCGTACCGCCGCTACCGCGAGGTGCAGGTCCGCATCGCGCGCATCTTCAACACCTACGGGCCGCGCATGCGGCTCGACGACGGCCGGGTGGTGCCGACGTTCGTGGCGCAGGCGCTCCGCGGCGAGCCCATCACCGTGTTCGGCGACGGCTCGCAGACGCGCAGCTTCTGCTACGTGGACGACAACGTGGAGGCGATCTGGCGGCTGCTCCACGGCGACTGCCAGGACCCGGTGAACGTGGGCGACGACCACGAGATGACCGTGCTCGAGTTCGCGCAGGCCGTGCAGCGGCTGGTGGGTCGAACGGTGCCCATCGAGCACCGGCCGCTCCCGCAGGACGACCCGCGGGTGCGGCGCCCCGATCTCACGCGGGCGAGGGAGCGGCTCGGCTGGGCGCCGCGGATCGGGTTCGAGGAAGGGATGCGCCGGACCATCGACTGGTTCCGCGCGCACGTCTGA
- a CDS encoding NAD-dependent epimerase/dehydratase family protein, whose product MGKRILITGGAGFIGSTIADLFVQAGWDVAVLDDLSSGKRENVPQGARFYPVDVRSAAAAEAVRKERPQVICHHAAQIDVRRSMADPRFDADVNVGGLLNLMQAAAAAGSVEHVLFASSGGATYGDTAVIPTPETHPQAPVSHYGAAKAASELYLGVYRAALGIPVAALRYANVYGPRQDPHGEAGVVAIFCGRLLEGRPCTVYGDGGQTRDYVFVGDVARANLLAAERRHDGPLNVGTGVETDVNALYAHLARAAGVDRPAEHAPARPGEQRRSCIDPSLAARAIGWRPEVPLADGLARTLEWFRAPRG is encoded by the coding sequence ATGGGCAAGCGCATCCTCATCACCGGCGGGGCCGGGTTCATCGGCTCCACCATCGCAGACCTGTTCGTGCAGGCGGGCTGGGACGTCGCGGTCCTCGACGATCTCTCCAGCGGCAAGCGCGAGAACGTGCCGCAGGGCGCGCGCTTCTACCCGGTGGACGTGCGCAGCGCCGCCGCGGCCGAGGCGGTCCGCAAGGAGCGGCCGCAGGTGATCTGCCACCACGCCGCGCAGATCGACGTGCGGCGCTCCATGGCGGACCCGCGCTTCGACGCCGACGTCAACGTGGGCGGCCTGCTCAACCTCATGCAGGCAGCGGCCGCGGCGGGCTCGGTGGAGCACGTCCTGTTCGCCTCCTCCGGCGGCGCCACCTACGGCGACACGGCGGTGATCCCCACGCCCGAGACGCACCCGCAGGCGCCGGTCTCGCACTACGGGGCGGCGAAGGCCGCGAGCGAGCTGTACCTGGGCGTCTACCGGGCGGCCCTGGGCATCCCGGTGGCGGCGCTGCGCTACGCGAACGTGTACGGGCCGCGCCAGGACCCGCACGGCGAGGCGGGCGTGGTGGCGATCTTCTGCGGGCGGCTGCTCGAGGGACGTCCCTGCACCGTGTACGGCGACGGCGGCCAGACCCGCGACTACGTGTTCGTGGGCGACGTGGCGCGCGCGAACCTGCTCGCGGCGGAGCGGCGCCACGACGGGCCGCTCAACGTCGGCACCGGCGTGGAGACCGACGTGAACGCGCTCTACGCGCACCTGGCGCGCGCCGCCGGCGTGGATCGCCCCGCGGAGCACGCGCCGGCGCGGCCGGGCGAGCAGCGCCGGTCGTGCATCGACCCGTCGCTCGCCGCGCGGGCGATCGGCTGGCGGCCCGAGGTGCCGCTGGCGGACGGCCTGGCCCGCACGCTGGAGTGGTTCCGGGCGCCCCGCGGATGA
- the mtgA gene encoding monofunctional biosynthetic peptidoglycan transglycosylase, with translation MPAPRSRRRVPRALLFAAAAVAIAVAGLTLLWAALPDPAPLARDNPRTTALIEQRRAEAKEKRRAFRPRQAWVPLDRVSRSMVQAVLLSEDANFYGHEGIDWEATRDAAAHDLEQRSFARGASTITQQLAKNLWLGTEKSLWRKLKEALLAVKLERELPKRRILGLYLNVVELGDGVFGVEAGARARFGTSAAALTPAQAAVLASMLPAPRRVDLSSPSTWLKRRSRRLLDRMRAAGRLTAEQHLSASAELERILAGPAPRDDREEPPDVVDDVPVAAVPRAEPVPAAAAAAPEPAAAEAAGPGEPR, from the coding sequence ATGCCAGCCCCCCGGAGCCGCCGGCGCGTCCCGCGCGCCCTCCTCTTCGCCGCCGCCGCGGTCGCGATCGCGGTCGCGGGGCTCACGCTCCTCTGGGCCGCCCTCCCCGACCCCGCCCCGCTCGCCCGCGACAACCCGCGCACCACCGCGCTCATCGAGCAGCGGCGCGCCGAGGCGAAGGAGAAGCGGCGCGCGTTCCGGCCGCGCCAGGCCTGGGTGCCGCTCGACCGCGTCTCGCGCTCCATGGTCCAGGCGGTGCTGCTCTCCGAGGACGCCAACTTCTACGGCCACGAGGGCATCGACTGGGAGGCCACCCGCGACGCCGCCGCGCACGACCTCGAGCAGCGCAGCTTCGCCCGCGGCGCGTCCACCATCACGCAGCAGCTCGCCAAGAACCTGTGGCTGGGCACCGAGAAGAGCCTGTGGCGCAAGCTCAAGGAGGCGCTGCTGGCCGTGAAGCTGGAGCGCGAGCTCCCCAAGCGCCGCATCCTCGGGCTCTACCTGAACGTGGTCGAGCTGGGCGACGGCGTCTTCGGCGTGGAGGCGGGCGCGCGGGCGCGCTTCGGCACCAGCGCCGCGGCGCTCACCCCGGCGCAGGCGGCCGTGCTCGCCAGCATGCTGCCGGCGCCGCGCCGGGTGGACCTCTCCAGCCCGTCCACGTGGCTGAAGCGCCGCTCGCGGCGGCTGCTCGACCGGATGCGCGCGGCCGGCCGGCTCACCGCCGAGCAGCACCTGTCGGCGAGCGCCGAGCTGGAGCGGATCCTGGCCGGCCCGGCGCCGCGCGACGACCGCGAGGAGCCGCCGGACGTCGTGGACGACGTGCCGGTCGCGGCGGTGCCGCGGGCGGAGCCGGTGCCCGCGGCCGCGGCGGCGGCCCCGGAGCCCGCGGCCGCAGAGGCGGCCGGCCCCGGCGAGCCGCGCTAG
- a CDS encoding superoxide dismutase, translating to MADVKRYTPHDFSKVRGLTGISDKQIEEHLKLYEGYVKRTNALTEKLQGLCNEGKAAGADPVFAELTRRLGFEYSGMVNHEYYFANLAPGAQAEPPAGGKLRKAIEASFGKYETWLADFRAIATMPGIGWAMTFQDPNTGWLSNHWLTLHENNVPVGFRPVLALDGWEHAFMRDYLATERAKYVDAFFKNVNWEAVEKRIA from the coding sequence ATGGCAGACGTGAAGCGCTACACCCCGCACGACTTCTCCAAGGTCCGCGGCCTCACCGGCATCTCGGACAAGCAGATCGAGGAGCACCTCAAGCTGTACGAGGGCTACGTGAAGCGCACCAACGCGCTCACCGAGAAGCTCCAGGGGCTGTGCAACGAGGGGAAGGCCGCGGGCGCCGATCCGGTGTTCGCGGAGCTCACCCGCCGCCTCGGCTTCGAGTACTCCGGCATGGTGAACCACGAGTACTACTTCGCGAACCTCGCCCCGGGCGCGCAGGCCGAGCCGCCGGCCGGCGGCAAGCTCCGCAAGGCCATCGAGGCGTCGTTCGGCAAGTACGAGACGTGGCTCGCCGACTTCCGCGCCATCGCCACCATGCCGGGCATCGGCTGGGCCATGACGTTCCAGGATCCGAACACCGGCTGGCTCTCCAACCACTGGCTCACGCTGCACGAGAACAACGTGCCGGTGGGCTTCCGGCCGGTGCTGGCGCTGGATGGCTGGGAGCACGCGTTCATGCGCGACTACCTCGCCACCGAGCGCGCGAAGTACGTGGACGCGTTCTTCAAGAACGTGAACTGGGAGGCCGTCGAGAAGCGGATCGCGTAG